A region from the Ciconia boyciana chromosome 1, ASM3463844v1, whole genome shotgun sequence genome encodes:
- the ZBTB21 gene encoding zinc finger and BTB domain-containing protein 21 isoform X2, giving the protein MEGLLHYINPAHAISLLSALNEERLKGQLCDVVLIVGDQKFRAHKNVLAASSEYFQTLFTNKENESQSVFQLDFCEPDAFDNVLNYIYSSSLFIEKGSLAAVQELGYSLGISFLTNIVSKSPQAPFPACPIKKILYQDEDESSSQKRSVIVCQNRIEAQVKSINQTQHDLSHTSKPSPSVAVKTSSRPQVTKPTETLHNLSLTERRWLKESPVSYTKLHETSGTVEDQSRGGLVKRNTVLPQMPLAEKEIASDEPGSSGQLLRGKAAEMSLKRPRPPVLSLRGASESTFLLREAGKGNGQGEDRNLLYYSKLGLVIPSSGSGPEHQSIDRSGPLVKSLLRRSLSMDSQVPIYSPSVDLKPSQVSSSSSPGTNDSQKTFNVVSQKSSLKESSEKLVLDEKPQVIHPHRLRSFSASQSTDREVASPLTEVRIKTEPSSPLSDPAEIIRVTVGDASASTNKDFPFKTEDDHKEPSRLPAKRRFQADRRLPFKKLKADEQGSPGSEDNFEEGSSPTHLDADFPDSDVSKDEYSEMEEARPNKKFKCKHCLKIFRSTAGLHRHVNMYHNPEKPYACDICHKRFHTNFKVWTHCQTQHGIVKNPSPASSSHAVLDEKFQRKLIDIVREREIKKALIVKLRRGKQGFQGQSASQAQQVIKRNLRSRTKGAYICTYCGKAYRFLSQFKQHIKMHPGEKPIGGNKAPKQKDHIHIESPVENKEVYQCRLCNAKLSSLVEQGNHERLCRNATVCPYCSLRFSSPELKHEHESKCEYKKLTCLECMRTFKSSFSIWRHQVEVHNQNTMAPSENFSLPILDHNGEITSSSRLPPQSESNKMNNFVAAKEDGVFSDSSEQINFDSEDSSCLPEDLSVSKQFKIQIKEEPADDIEDEVTETSREPKEVVSNKDAGLWPCEKCGKIFTVRKQLERHQELLCSVKPFICHVCNKAFRTNFRLWSHFQSHMSQAAEESTNKEPEICPPANSPSPPPLPPPPPLPKIQPLEPDSPTGLSESSTTTEKLFVPQESDTLFYHAPPLSAITFKRQYMCKLCHRTFKTAFSLWSHEQTHN; this is encoded by the coding sequence ATGGAGGGGCTCTTGCATTACATAAATCCAGCACATGCCATTTCACTTCTAAGTGCACTGAATGAGGAGCGTCTAAAGGGACAGCTGTGTGATGTTGTTCTTATAGTAGGAGATCAGAAATTTCGAGCTCATAAAAATGTTCTGGCTGCCAGCAGTGAATACTTCCAGACTCTGTTCACAAATAAGGAGAATGAGTCTCAGTCAGTGTTTCAACTCGACTTTTGTGAACCAGATGCTTTTGATAATGTGTTAAACTACATTTATTCTTCATCCTTGTTCATTGAGAAAGGCAGTCTTGCAGCTGTGCAAGAACTGGGCTACAGTCTTGGAATATCCTTTCTTACAAACATTGTTTCTAAGAGTCCTCAAGCTCCTTTTCCAGCTTGCCCTattaagaaaatactgtatcaAGATGAAGATGAAAGTAGTTCTCAGAAGAGAAGTGTCATTGTCTGTCAGAACAGAATTGAAGCGCAAGTGAAAAGTATAAATCAAACACAACATGATTTAAGCCATACTTCTAAACCTTCACCCTCTGTTGCTGTCAAAACTAGCAGTAGACCACAAGTAACAAAACCAACTGAAACTCTTCACAACTTATCACTGACTGAAAGGAGATGGCTGAAAGAAAGCCCTGTGAGCTATACCAAGCTTCATGAAACTTCTGGAACTGTGGAGGATCAGAGCAGAGGTGGTTTAGTGAAAAGGAACACAGTACTGCCTCAAATGCCTTTAGCAGAGAAAGAAATCGCAAGCGATGAACCAGGAAGCAGTGGTCAGCTTTTAAGAGGAAAGGCTGCAGAGATGTCATTAAAAAGACCACGTCCACCAGTCTTATCTCTGCGTGGCGCATCAGAATCTACATTTTTGTTGCGagaggcaggaaaaggaaatggccAAGGTGAAGACAGGAATTTGCTATACTACTCAAAGTTAGGGCTAGTAATCCCATCTAGTGGATCTGGTCCAGAACACCAAAGTATTGACAGAAGTGGGCCACTTGTAAAAAGTCTCCTTCGAAGGTCACTGTCCATGGACAGCCAGGTTCCTATTTACTCACCTTCTGTTGACCTAAAACCTTCACAGGTATCATCATCCTCCTCACCAGGAACTAATGATTCCCAGAAGACATTTAATGTTGTATCTCAAAAGTCATCCTTGAAAGAGTCATCAGAGAAGTTAGTCTTAGATGAAAAGCCACAGGTAATACACCCACATCGCCTTAGGTCTTTCAGTGCCTCTCAGTCAACTGATAGGGAGGTTGCTTCCCCTCTTACAGAGGTGCGAATAAAAACTGAACCTAGCAGTCCACTTTCAGATCCTGCTGAAATAATAAGAGTTACAGTGGGTGATGCTTCAGCATCGACAAATAAagactttccttttaaaactgaGGATGATCATAAGGAACCAAGTAGACTTCCAGCAAAAAGGAGATTTCAAGCTGATAGAAGACTACCATTTAAGAAACTGAAGGCGGATGAGCAGGGTTCTCCTGGGTCAGAAGATAACTTTGAGGAAGGCTCAAGCCCTACGCACCTTGATGCTGATTTTCCTGATTCTGATGTCAGTAAAGATGAATACAGCGAGATGGAAGAAGCAAGaccaaataaaaaatttaaatgcaaacacTGCCTTAAAATTTTCAGATCAACAGCAGGTCTTCATCGTCATGTTAACATGTATCATAATCCAGAGAAGCCCTATGCTTGTGACATATGCCACAAGAGATTTCACACAAATTTCAAAGTGTGGACACATTGCCAGACACAACATGGAATTGTGAAGAATCCCTCACCTGCTTCCAGTTCACATGCTGTTTTGGATGAAAAATTCCAAAGAAAACTGATCGATatagtgagagagagagaaattaaaaaagctctAATAGTTAAACTAAGACGTGGCAAGCAAGGTTTTCAGGGACAGTCTGCTTCACAAGCACAACAAGTCATCAAAAGGAATTTAAGATCGAGAACCAAAGGAGCCTATATTTGTACCTACTGTGGGAAAGCTTATCGTTTCCTCTCACAATTTAAACAGCACATAAAAATGCACCCAGGGGAGAAACCAATTGGAGGAAATAAGGCTCCTAAGCAGAAAGATCATATTCATATTGAAAGTCCAGTAGAAAACAAAGAGGTTTATCAGTGCCGTCTCTGCAATGCTAAGCTCTCTTCACTTGTTGAACAGGGAAATCATGAGCGACTCTGTAGAAATGCTACTGTCTGTCCTTACTGCAGCCTtagattttcttctccagagCTGAAGCATGAGCATGAAAGCAAGTGTGAATACAAGAAGCTTACTTGTCTTGAGTGTATGCGTACCTTTAAATCATCCTTTAGTATTTGGCGTCATCAAGTTGAAGTTCACAATCAAAACACAATGGCTCCATCAGAGAACTTTTCTTTACCTATCCTGGATCACAATGGAGAAATAACTAGTTCATCAAGATTGCCTCCTCAGTCAGAATCCaataaaatgaacaattttGTTGCTGCAAAGGAAGATGGTGTATTCAGTGATTCGTCAGAGCAAATAAATTTTGATTCTGAAGATTCCTCATGCCTACCTGAAGACTTAAGTGTTTCCAAGCAGTTTAAAATTCAGATCAAAGAAGAGCCTGCAGATGATATAGAGGATGAGGTCACTGAAACGAGCAGAGAACCTAAGGAAGTAGTCTCCAACAAAGATGCTGGTTTGTGGCCCTGTGAAAAGTGTGGGAAGATTTTCACTGTACGCAAACAGCTGGAGCGTCACCAAGAGCTCTTATGCTCTGTGAAGCCATTTATTTGTCATGTGTGTAACAAGGCCTTCCGAACCAATTTCCGTCTGTGGAGTCACTTCCAGTCTCATATGtcacaggctgcagaggagtCCACAAATAAGGAGCCTGAGATATGTCCACCAGCTAAttccccatcaccaccacccttacctccacccccacccctccccaaaatCCAGCCATTGGAGCCTGATAGTCCAACAGGCTTGTCTGAAAGCTCCACtactactgaaaaattatttgtaccACAGGAGTCAGATACACTCTTCTATCATGCTCCACCACTCTCAGCAATCACATTCAAAAGACAATACATGTGTAAACTCTGTCATAGGACTTTCAAGACAGCTTTTAGTCTTTGGAGCCATGAACAGACACACAATTAG
- the ZBTB21 gene encoding zinc finger and BTB domain-containing protein 21 isoform X1, which yields MEPKVMDYMNSTDILEGWPIHQGNDICVNIRIMEGLLHYINPAHAISLLSALNEERLKGQLCDVVLIVGDQKFRAHKNVLAASSEYFQTLFTNKENESQSVFQLDFCEPDAFDNVLNYIYSSSLFIEKGSLAAVQELGYSLGISFLTNIVSKSPQAPFPACPIKKILYQDEDESSSQKRSVIVCQNRIEAQVKSINQTQHDLSHTSKPSPSVAVKTSSRPQVTKPTETLHNLSLTERRWLKESPVSYTKLHETSGTVEDQSRGGLVKRNTVLPQMPLAEKEIASDEPGSSGQLLRGKAAEMSLKRPRPPVLSLRGASESTFLLREAGKGNGQGEDRNLLYYSKLGLVIPSSGSGPEHQSIDRSGPLVKSLLRRSLSMDSQVPIYSPSVDLKPSQVSSSSSPGTNDSQKTFNVVSQKSSLKESSEKLVLDEKPQVIHPHRLRSFSASQSTDREVASPLTEVRIKTEPSSPLSDPAEIIRVTVGDASASTNKDFPFKTEDDHKEPSRLPAKRRFQADRRLPFKKLKADEQGSPGSEDNFEEGSSPTHLDADFPDSDVSKDEYSEMEEARPNKKFKCKHCLKIFRSTAGLHRHVNMYHNPEKPYACDICHKRFHTNFKVWTHCQTQHGIVKNPSPASSSHAVLDEKFQRKLIDIVREREIKKALIVKLRRGKQGFQGQSASQAQQVIKRNLRSRTKGAYICTYCGKAYRFLSQFKQHIKMHPGEKPIGGNKAPKQKDHIHIESPVENKEVYQCRLCNAKLSSLVEQGNHERLCRNATVCPYCSLRFSSPELKHEHESKCEYKKLTCLECMRTFKSSFSIWRHQVEVHNQNTMAPSENFSLPILDHNGEITSSSRLPPQSESNKMNNFVAAKEDGVFSDSSEQINFDSEDSSCLPEDLSVSKQFKIQIKEEPADDIEDEVTETSREPKEVVSNKDAGLWPCEKCGKIFTVRKQLERHQELLCSVKPFICHVCNKAFRTNFRLWSHFQSHMSQAAEESTNKEPEICPPANSPSPPPLPPPPPLPKIQPLEPDSPTGLSESSTTTEKLFVPQESDTLFYHAPPLSAITFKRQYMCKLCHRTFKTAFSLWSHEQTHN from the coding sequence aaacatcagaATCATGGAGGGGCTCTTGCATTACATAAATCCAGCACATGCCATTTCACTTCTAAGTGCACTGAATGAGGAGCGTCTAAAGGGACAGCTGTGTGATGTTGTTCTTATAGTAGGAGATCAGAAATTTCGAGCTCATAAAAATGTTCTGGCTGCCAGCAGTGAATACTTCCAGACTCTGTTCACAAATAAGGAGAATGAGTCTCAGTCAGTGTTTCAACTCGACTTTTGTGAACCAGATGCTTTTGATAATGTGTTAAACTACATTTATTCTTCATCCTTGTTCATTGAGAAAGGCAGTCTTGCAGCTGTGCAAGAACTGGGCTACAGTCTTGGAATATCCTTTCTTACAAACATTGTTTCTAAGAGTCCTCAAGCTCCTTTTCCAGCTTGCCCTattaagaaaatactgtatcaAGATGAAGATGAAAGTAGTTCTCAGAAGAGAAGTGTCATTGTCTGTCAGAACAGAATTGAAGCGCAAGTGAAAAGTATAAATCAAACACAACATGATTTAAGCCATACTTCTAAACCTTCACCCTCTGTTGCTGTCAAAACTAGCAGTAGACCACAAGTAACAAAACCAACTGAAACTCTTCACAACTTATCACTGACTGAAAGGAGATGGCTGAAAGAAAGCCCTGTGAGCTATACCAAGCTTCATGAAACTTCTGGAACTGTGGAGGATCAGAGCAGAGGTGGTTTAGTGAAAAGGAACACAGTACTGCCTCAAATGCCTTTAGCAGAGAAAGAAATCGCAAGCGATGAACCAGGAAGCAGTGGTCAGCTTTTAAGAGGAAAGGCTGCAGAGATGTCATTAAAAAGACCACGTCCACCAGTCTTATCTCTGCGTGGCGCATCAGAATCTACATTTTTGTTGCGagaggcaggaaaaggaaatggccAAGGTGAAGACAGGAATTTGCTATACTACTCAAAGTTAGGGCTAGTAATCCCATCTAGTGGATCTGGTCCAGAACACCAAAGTATTGACAGAAGTGGGCCACTTGTAAAAAGTCTCCTTCGAAGGTCACTGTCCATGGACAGCCAGGTTCCTATTTACTCACCTTCTGTTGACCTAAAACCTTCACAGGTATCATCATCCTCCTCACCAGGAACTAATGATTCCCAGAAGACATTTAATGTTGTATCTCAAAAGTCATCCTTGAAAGAGTCATCAGAGAAGTTAGTCTTAGATGAAAAGCCACAGGTAATACACCCACATCGCCTTAGGTCTTTCAGTGCCTCTCAGTCAACTGATAGGGAGGTTGCTTCCCCTCTTACAGAGGTGCGAATAAAAACTGAACCTAGCAGTCCACTTTCAGATCCTGCTGAAATAATAAGAGTTACAGTGGGTGATGCTTCAGCATCGACAAATAAagactttccttttaaaactgaGGATGATCATAAGGAACCAAGTAGACTTCCAGCAAAAAGGAGATTTCAAGCTGATAGAAGACTACCATTTAAGAAACTGAAGGCGGATGAGCAGGGTTCTCCTGGGTCAGAAGATAACTTTGAGGAAGGCTCAAGCCCTACGCACCTTGATGCTGATTTTCCTGATTCTGATGTCAGTAAAGATGAATACAGCGAGATGGAAGAAGCAAGaccaaataaaaaatttaaatgcaaacacTGCCTTAAAATTTTCAGATCAACAGCAGGTCTTCATCGTCATGTTAACATGTATCATAATCCAGAGAAGCCCTATGCTTGTGACATATGCCACAAGAGATTTCACACAAATTTCAAAGTGTGGACACATTGCCAGACACAACATGGAATTGTGAAGAATCCCTCACCTGCTTCCAGTTCACATGCTGTTTTGGATGAAAAATTCCAAAGAAAACTGATCGATatagtgagagagagagaaattaaaaaagctctAATAGTTAAACTAAGACGTGGCAAGCAAGGTTTTCAGGGACAGTCTGCTTCACAAGCACAACAAGTCATCAAAAGGAATTTAAGATCGAGAACCAAAGGAGCCTATATTTGTACCTACTGTGGGAAAGCTTATCGTTTCCTCTCACAATTTAAACAGCACATAAAAATGCACCCAGGGGAGAAACCAATTGGAGGAAATAAGGCTCCTAAGCAGAAAGATCATATTCATATTGAAAGTCCAGTAGAAAACAAAGAGGTTTATCAGTGCCGTCTCTGCAATGCTAAGCTCTCTTCACTTGTTGAACAGGGAAATCATGAGCGACTCTGTAGAAATGCTACTGTCTGTCCTTACTGCAGCCTtagattttcttctccagagCTGAAGCATGAGCATGAAAGCAAGTGTGAATACAAGAAGCTTACTTGTCTTGAGTGTATGCGTACCTTTAAATCATCCTTTAGTATTTGGCGTCATCAAGTTGAAGTTCACAATCAAAACACAATGGCTCCATCAGAGAACTTTTCTTTACCTATCCTGGATCACAATGGAGAAATAACTAGTTCATCAAGATTGCCTCCTCAGTCAGAATCCaataaaatgaacaattttGTTGCTGCAAAGGAAGATGGTGTATTCAGTGATTCGTCAGAGCAAATAAATTTTGATTCTGAAGATTCCTCATGCCTACCTGAAGACTTAAGTGTTTCCAAGCAGTTTAAAATTCAGATCAAAGAAGAGCCTGCAGATGATATAGAGGATGAGGTCACTGAAACGAGCAGAGAACCTAAGGAAGTAGTCTCCAACAAAGATGCTGGTTTGTGGCCCTGTGAAAAGTGTGGGAAGATTTTCACTGTACGCAAACAGCTGGAGCGTCACCAAGAGCTCTTATGCTCTGTGAAGCCATTTATTTGTCATGTGTGTAACAAGGCCTTCCGAACCAATTTCCGTCTGTGGAGTCACTTCCAGTCTCATATGtcacaggctgcagaggagtCCACAAATAAGGAGCCTGAGATATGTCCACCAGCTAAttccccatcaccaccacccttacctccacccccacccctccccaaaatCCAGCCATTGGAGCCTGATAGTCCAACAGGCTTGTCTGAAAGCTCCACtactactgaaaaattatttgtaccACAGGAGTCAGATACACTCTTCTATCATGCTCCACCACTCTCAGCAATCACATTCAAAAGACAATACATGTGTAAACTCTGTCATAGGACTTTCAAGACAGCTTTTAGTCTTTGGAGCCATGAACAGACACACAATTAG